One stretch of Punica granatum isolate Tunisia-2019 chromosome 5, ASM765513v2, whole genome shotgun sequence DNA includes these proteins:
- the LOC116206792 gene encoding transcription factor RAX2-like encodes MGRAPCCDKANVKKGPWSPEEDAKLKDYIEKHGTGGNWIALPQKAGLKRCGKSCRLRWLNYLRPNIKHGEFSDVEDRIICTLFANIGSRWSIIAAQLPGRTDNDIKNYWNTKLKKKLMGNFYINPPGHSNLSCGMPLAPEQRQHFIDPFSPTIPTLSVPSSSTSDFYELSPFNSSSSSSAATNLQSRETLVGPINMYGHEAASCSSSDGSSVDKDNHHPRFDHHQQVPNNNLQGFSPSHYGNEILGPGDQDMINYGSNSAPLDYYGSIEEIKQLISNTSSSLTTATTNHNNNDCNYSGFLFDVENRSSSPESVAANVPTRADEGVLYYY; translated from the exons atggGAAGAGCACCGTGCTGTGACAAGGCAAATGTAAAGAAAGGGCCGTGGTCTCCCGAAGAAGACGCGAAGCTCAAGGATTACATCGAGAAACATGGGACCGGGGGCAACTGGATCGCTCTCCCTCAGAAAGCCG GTCTAAAGAGATGTGGGAAGAGCTGCCGGTTAAGATGGCTCAACTATCTCAGGCCGAACATTAAACATGGCGAATTCTCCGATGTCGAAGACCGTATCATCTGCACTCTTTTTGCTAATATCGGGAGCAG GTGGTCCATAATAGCCGCCCAGCTGCCCGGGCGGACGGACAATGATATCAAGAACTACTGGAACACGAAGCTGAAGAAGAAGCTCATGGGCAATTTCTACATCAACCCGCCAGGTCATAGTAACCTTTCTTGTGGAATGCCGTTGGCACCCGAACAACGACAACACTTCATCGATCCCTTCTCTCCAACGATCCCAACACTGTCAGTCCCTAGCTCTTCCACTTCCGACTTCTACGAACTCAGTCCATTCAATTCCTCGTCATCCTCATCAGCAGCAACAAACCTTCAGTCCCGAGAGACCCTTGTGGGCCCCATCAATATGTACGGTCACGAAGCTGCTAGCTGCAGCTCCTCCGATGGAAGCTCCGTCGACAAAGATAATCATCATCCTCGGTTCGATCATCACCAGCAGGTGCCCAACAATAATCTGCAGGGCTTCTCACCGTCTCACTATGGGAATGAGATCTTGGGGCCAGGCGATCAAGACATGATTAACTACGGCAGCAACAGTGCCCCGTTAGATTACTATGGCTCCATCGAGGAGATCAAGCAGCTTATAAGCAACACTTCTTCTAGCCTCACCACCGCTACTACTAACCATAATAATAATGACTGTAATTACAGCGGCTTCTTGTTCGATGTCGAGAACCGGAGCAGTAGTCCCGAAAGCGTAGCGGCCAATGTACCTACTAGAGCAGACGAAGGAGTCTTGTACTACTActga
- the LOC116206977 gene encoding zinc finger protein 593 — protein sequence MGGKCPHRKVKKRRLSHKTARLSKFLKKGDDAVYEELNKPEDLRQPLPVDEDLPGMGQYYCLHCDRYFANVTVRDEHFKTKRHRKRAKQMMGPAPHTQLDADLAAGMGMPDNGPKLMSM from the exons ATGGGCGGTAAGTGCCCCCATAGGAAGGTGAAGAAGAGAAGGCTCTCTCACAAAACAGCCCGCCTCTCCAAGTTCCTCAAAAAAG GCGACGATGCGGTTTATGAGGAGCTGAACAAGCCGGAGGATCTGCGGCAGCCTCTTCCTGTTGATGAGGACCTCCCAGGGATGGGCCAATACTATTGCTTACACTGCGA TCGATATTTTGCAAATGTCACCGTTCGGGATGAGCATTTCAAGACGAAGCGCCACAGGAAACG TGCAAAGCAAATGATGGGCCCTGCCCCGCACACACAACTCGATGCGGACTTGGCTGCTGGAATGGGCATGCCCGATAATGGCCCGAAACTTATGTCAATGTGA